Proteins co-encoded in one Brassica rapa cultivar Chiifu-401-42 chromosome A02, CAAS_Brap_v3.01, whole genome shotgun sequence genomic window:
- the LOC103852525 gene encoding CLAVATA3/ESR (CLE)-related protein 12-like produces the protein YFFWQVIKTKRKKPSYAKISSIIFYFLSSSMALKFSQIIFIVIWLSLFFLLLLHHLYFFNLHRLYSLNVVEPSVSKHHDHRLYTISRLVSRKALSHTFDFTPFQHRKNNHHHPRSGEAHGGDEIDPRYGVEKRRVPSGPNPLHH, from the coding sequence TATTTCTTTTGGCAGGTTATaaaaacgaaaagaaaaaaGCCTTCTTATGCCAAAATTTCCTCCATCATCTTCTACTTCCTCTCATCTTCCATGGCGTTGAAATTCTCTCAGATAATCTTTATTGTTATTtggctctctctcttcttcctcctcctcctccaccacttGTACTTCTTCAACCTCCACCGTCTCTACTCTCTAAATGTGGTGGAGCCGTCGGTTTCGAAGCACCACGATCATCGTCTCTACACCATTAGTAGATTAGTCAGCAGAAAAGCTCTCTCCCACACATTTGACTTCACACCTTTCCAGCACCGGAAAAACAACCACCATCATCCTCGTTCCGGGGAGGCACACGGCGGCGATGAGATCGATCCTCGTTACGGAGTGGAGAAACGCCGTGTTCCCTCCGGACCTAATCCGTTGCACCATTAA